The DNA segment CACGCCGATCGGTTTCGCCCCTCGTGGACGCGCTTCGATCATGCAGGTTTTGTCATCGGCGCCGTGTTTGCTGCCGTTTTCATCCGAAACGTGCACTTCAAGCCGGGTCAATCGATCTTCGAACCGAGCCAGCTTTTCGCGCACCATAGCCTCGATGCGTTCGGCAACATTTTCAGTGCCCATAACGGAACTGTCGGAGTTGAATTGAAATTGCATATTTGCGTCTCCTCTTCGCTGTTGCCCCCACACACTATGTGGGGAGCGCGACAAAGGATCGCAATGATTATCGGTGGTTAGATGCGCATCAACGGCAATGCAGCGTCGACACCGGTCTATTGCGCGTTGACGGCCTCTGCGGCGCGGCGCGCCTCACGTTCGGCATCTGCTTTGGCGCGGTCTTCGGCTACCTTTTGCGCCTGATCGGCAAGCGCACGCCACGTTTTTTCGGAGCGCAATTCGCGTTCGCGGACATTCGCCAGCGTTGCTTTTTCGGCAGCGGCTGCGGCCGCATCGGCGCGCTCGCTGTAGAAGTCGTATGTCTGGGCCATAAAAGGGCTCCTGTTGGAGGAAACGGAAAGGGCGGAGAAGCGATGGGGGCGGCGCGGATCGAACCCGCGACGCCCCAACCTGCTTATTAGTCAGCGGCCGACAAGTTGGTCGCGCTTTCTTTGCCATTGCGGCCGACTTCGACGTCGTAATTCACGCGCTGTTCTTTATCGAGCGAGTGCATGCCAGCGGCTTGAACGGCGCTGATATGAACGAAGCTGTCGTTTGAGCCGTCGTCAGGCTGAATGAAGCCATAGCCCTTGTCGGTGTTGAAGAATTTGACTGTGCCAGTTTTGGCCATGAGATGTTCCTTTCAAGAACGGTCCTGCAATCGAAAACGCAGGGTGTGCCCGGTGGCCGGATGGCCACAAGGTAGGCTTGATCGTTCAGGGAAAAGGAAGTCGTCGTCTGGTTTACGCCGGGGCCGGTAAGCGAAAGCTTAGGGGCAAGCGGCGGTCGTCAAATCTCGAAGTCCGTCGCAAATTCCGACGTCAGCACTGGGGCTATAACACAGGATTGCGCAAAATGCTAATTTTTGTTCGCGGCCCTCCAATGATCTGGACATCGCCAATACTTTGCCACCGACCGAATTGCTCTGTTCATAGCGGCATTGGGCGCGCTATTGATTGCGGCATGACCGCATTTCAATTGGCTTCCCGCCCATTTCGTCCGCTCCTTTTGGGCCTTGCCTGCATCGCTGTTTCAGCCTGTGTCGGATCGCCCGGCCCCGTCGGCAACATCGCCGTGCCCACCCCGGCCAAACCGGTCGCGATCGACGCGTATCTGGGGACATGGTTCGAATACGCCCGGTACGAAGCCCCCTTTCAAACCGGATGCGAAGGCGTCACAGCCGAATATTCGTTGAGAGAGACGTCGGGCGATGCGCGCATTCGCGTGGTCAATTCCTGTTACA comes from the Erythrobacter sp. Alg231-14 genome and includes:
- a CDS encoding cold shock domain-containing protein; translation: MAKTGTVKFFNTDKGYGFIQPDDGSNDSFVHISAVQAAGMHSLDKEQRVNYDVEVGRNGKESATNLSAAD
- a CDS encoding HPF/RaiA family ribosome-associated protein; the encoded protein is MQFQFNSDSSVMGTENVAERIEAMVREKLARFEDRLTRLEVHVSDENGSKHGADDKTCMIEARPRGAKPIGVTDHASKVDDAARKAANTMAQRLERVFGKEEKHKHEPRPDKVM